From Xyrauchen texanus isolate HMW12.3.18 chromosome 36, RBS_HiC_50CHRs, whole genome shotgun sequence, one genomic window encodes:
- the LOC127629742 gene encoding cell surface glycoprotein MUC18-like has protein sequence MALRHIALLIAGLHVLICKTRAEVEVSMEDRLEVSLNSNAKISCMYISREPAMVIMWSTKLPGRDQARRKIYYFDNQNETIDEGSDYTGRISVSHSHNKSTEKGYIILSIDKVRLSDEREFICTVYNVSKDHGEGRTRLHVFNSPSFPLIEVTYSGISVDAEGPSKIADCKVENGYPRPNITWYKDVFPLQNSDGVVKIMDSVTKNPSGLFTVESELSIKVVREDEDAHFYCEVNFFVPEGVKMTESSRVNITVHYPTTEVTLSINPDNPFLKEGDTVKIRCKGNGNPPPLISFRHKEMLLESENDLLNLENLTRSHSGTYECQSHDVNTFTEANGSISIQVHYLDPIVVTGTLEDMVVDQGGDLNLTCNALSSLSILAAWYKDGMRVGDKHVLHLHNASYDTAGNYKCVLTVISIPELQRQKSVQIYVRGKPDITEGIAVGPVNKVDRSVILRCHAQGYPTPNISWDLSDQRTGQSVPIPIAEDHETKTGVLSMISVKVTSELIANCSASNEFGTISVSRNIEAFARRTTTKAPSTKGGSGVAIAVIIICLLLIAILCSVLYFLYKKGRLPCGRSGKQDFTKETASKDDIVMEMKSGKSEEAVLLQGVNGDKKNTH, from the exons CAAGGGCCGAGGTGGAGGTAAGCATGGAAGACAGGTTGGAGGTATCCTTAAATAGCAATGCCAAGATCTCCTGTATGTACATATCAAGAGAGCCGGCCATGGTGATAATGTGGTCCACG AAATTGCCCGGCAGGGACCAGGCCAGGAGAAAAATCTACTACTTTGATAATCAGAATGAGACTATCGATGAGGGCAGTGATTACACCGGACGGATCAGTGTCAGTCACTCTCATAACAAGAGCACTGAGAAGGGATACATCATTCTGAGCATTGACAAGGTGCGACTGAGTGATGAGAGGGAGTTTATCTGCACGGTGTACAATGTGTCCAAAGATCACGGTGAAGGACGCACTCGACTCCATGTCTTCA ATTCGCCATCTTTTCCTTTGATTGAAGTTACATACTCTGGAATTTCTGTTGATGCCGAGGGGCCGTCAAAG ATTGCAGACTGTAAAGTGGAGAATGGGTACCCTAGACCCAACATCACATGGTACAAGGACGTGTTCCCTCTTCAGAACTCAGATGGTG TGGTAAAGATCATGGATTCAGTAACAAAAAATCCCAGCGGTTTGTTCACAGTAGAGAGTGAACTGTCCATTAAGGTTGTGAGGGAAGATGAGGATGCACATTTCTACTGTGAAGTCAATTTCTTCGTCCCTGAAGGCGTGAAAATGACTGAGTCCAGTCGTGTCAACATCACAGTTCACT ACCCCACGACAGAAGTAACCCTTTCTATAAATCCAGATAATCCATTCTTAAAAGAAGGCGACACTGTGAAAATCAGATGTAAGGGAAATGGAAACCCTCCCCCCCTTATTAGTTTCAGACATAAGGAG ATGTTGTTGGAATCAGAGAATGACCTACTTAATCTGGAAAATCTCACGCGATCGCACAGCGGTACATATGAGTGCCAGTCACATGACGTAAACACGTTTACTGAGGCCAATGGCTCCATCAGTATTCAAGTACATT ATCTGGATCCTATTGTGGTGACCGGGACACTGGAGGATATGGTAGTGGACCAGGGGGGAGATCTCAACTTAACCTGCAATGCCTTGTCTTCTTTATCCATATTAGCAGCATGGTATAAG gATGGTATGCGTGTTGGGGACAAGCATGTTTTACACTTACACAATGCCTCCTATGACACAGCTGGGAACTATAAGTGTGTATTGACCGTCATTTCCATACCTGAGCTACAAAGACAGAAGTCTGTACAAATCTATGTGCGAG GAAAGCCTGATATCACAGAGGGGATTGCAGTGGGCCCAGTGAATAAGGTTGACCGCTCTGTTATCTTGAGATGCCATGCACAAGGATATCCCACCCCCAACATAAGTTGGGACCTCTCTGACCAACGG acaggCCAGTCTGTCCCTATACCTATTGCGGAGGACCATGAGACCAAGACTGGTGTCCTCAGTATGATCTCTGTCAAGGTCACTTCAGAACTCATAGCCAACTGCAGCGCCTCAAATGAGTTTGGGACAATCTCTGTTTCTCGCAACATTGAAGCCT TTGCACGAAGAACTACAACCAAAGCTCCCAGTACAAAAG GTGGTAGTGGAGTCGCCATAGCCGTCATCATCATCTGTCTCCTCCTGATAGCTATTCTCTGCAGTGTGCTCTACTTCCTCTACAAGAAAGGAAGGCTTCCGTGTGGGCGCTCGGGAAAGCAggattt CACGAAGGAAACAGCCAGTAAGGATGACATTGTGATGGAAATGAAGAGTGGCAAATCTGAAGAGGCAGTGCTTttacagggagtcaatggggacAAAAAAAACACCCATTGA